TTCATTTTAACATACTTTCACCAAAGTAGTATTTTTTATGAGAATGCCATAATCTCATCAGTAagccctttttaaaaatccaacagaaaatataaactagTAGCTGATTATGATGTGAAAAGAAACCCAGAAATAATCCTAAGGCAGAGCAACTTCAGGCTTCAGTGTGAAACCATCACAGTCTCTTGGGAGGTGTTTCTCTCTCAAAGCAGCTGTGTGATCGAAAGGTGCTCAGGGACCGtgcacttttctttttccaactAGGAAGATGTAGAAAAATGACTCAATTCGCCCAAGGAGAGACACATATTTAGTCAAAGTGATTATGAGAAAGGCTGCCTCCATGATCTAGGTGAGACCATGTCAGAGTTTGAGAAAGATGTTAAAATCGAGGATGAGTCCAGGGTAGACTGAGATACCGAAGCTCTAGCACACAGAGTCTTCTGTCATGAGAAAATGGAGCCAGTACTTCTTCCCTCAGGAACAGGATTTCTTTTCTAGTCTGGGGCTGGAAATCACATAATGTACTTGATAAAAAATGTGGCTCTTAAACTTGCATGTGCAGGCAGGCTTTCTCAGGGGCATCTCTTTTTCAAACCTCACACATGTCCAGGGCCTGTTCTACAACCTGCCTGACCAAGGCCTTGACCATTCCAGCCGTGACAATGATCACACTCCGGGATATAGACCACCAGGGATGGACTGCATCAGACTCCCAATGCGTGCCTCTCACTCCCTTCAACACACAGATATACCGCATTGGATTTTACCCACACAGCTTCCACAATGTGCAGTAACTTGTAAATAGAAAAGTCTattcacattttagaaaataaagtttaatgtATTTTCATAGCTAACTCGGAGAAAGAGCACAGGAGAAAGGAAACACTGAAAACATCTAGTCGGATACATAAAACCTCCAAGTATACCTGGGATCTATTGTTTCAAAAAATGCAATAAACACCGTTTCGCTCTCATTgataagaaatttattttgtttacagAACATGTATGCAGACatagtaaagaaaacagaaaacgatttctttataattttacagAGTTGAACTGAAACTCGCTCATAGAGACATTTCCACTTGACACTGGTGCCTCGGGAGCCTCATAGCAGATGAGACGTTTACTAacaagcacacacaaacacaaccgCCACCTGATTTCTGCCTGCCTTTCCACTGGCAGTCCTATGCTTAGCTACCTTTGGACCCCCGGAgggaaaagaaaccaaaacagaagaaaatttctCACATCAGGACTACCAGTTACAGGgcgaagagaaaaaagaaaacacaagcaaacagaaaagaagTCCTCTAGAGTGCAAGGTTTCCCAGGAGCGTGGGCTCTCCGGCACCCTCTCCACGGAGGCGGCGGGCCAGCTGCATGTCTCGGGGCATAATTGTGACGCGCCTGGCGTGGATGGCACACAGGTTGGTGTCTTCGAAGAGTTGCACCAGGTAGGCCTCGCTGGCCTCCTGCAGGGCGCCAATGGCCGCGCTCTGGAAGCGCAGGTCCGGCCTGATGGCCTGGGCGATCTCGCGCACCAGGCGCTGGAAGGGCAGCTTGCGCAGGAGCAGCTGCGTGGACTTCTGGTACTTTCTGATTTCCCGCAGCGCCAGGGTGCCAGGCTTGTAGCGGTGAGGCTTCTTGATCCCTCCTGTAGGCGGCGCCCTTTTTCTGGCGGCTTTGGTGGCCAGGGGCTTCCTGGGGGCCTGCCAGGCGGTGGCTTTGCGGGCGGTCTGCTTGGTGCGTGCCATGTTGTGGGGCCTTGTGCTCTCTCCTCTCTGAGGCTGAGCCTGGCCTGCTGCAGGCAGTACTGGCGTCAGAAAACAAGGGCAGTGGTGCTGTGGACAGGATTCAGAGAGCCTGTGAGTTGAGATCCATGCGCATGACTCTCCCACACAGGTAACCCCTGCCAACCCAGCCCCACACTTACTAGCTCTCAGGTCTATGGGTCGGAGGCCGCGCTGCTTAGTCTTCCCGGAGGGTCCTGGGTTTCCTTGGTCTACCCAGCAGCAGCCAGGAATCTCCCTCGCAGGCAGTCTCTTTCTGACTGGAGATCTCTGTGGTCTCAGTAAAGCCCTGCCTCTTATAAGGAGCTCAGATGATTGCATTAGACCCACCCAGCTCCCTTCCATTGTACTCACTGCTTCACTAGACTCTCAACCTCGTCAGCGCTGTGAAAACCCAATCGAGTCCCCGGGTTCTGCACACACCCCAGAGAGGGAGGAACCTCTGCCGTGTGCATCATGGGAGGGATGGTAGGTGCGAGTTAGATAAAATTCTGGGTGCCAAGGAGATTCTGAAAGTTTACACATCATGACCATCATGGAAGTCATTACAATGAAAAAGACATTTGAATAAAATTGCATGTTACACGACATCGGTGACTGCTGCAAAACACCAAGGGTGTGATCGTGACGTGTCTCTCAGGTTCCCTGAGGATGAGGTGAAACGGGGAGGGAAAGATGGAACACCTAAATGGTCACTCCTCTAACAGAGATGCCCCTGGGGGCATTTTTCTCCCCCAAAGTGACATTCATGGGAATCTGCGGGTAGCCTTCAGGCAAAGCTGTGGCTTTTTGATCAAATGGTCCTATGTGCCTGTCACTGAGGCtctctggctcttttttttttttaaccttggtACCAGTAACagtatattgttaactatagtcaccacgtTGTACAATAATTCTTGAGCTTGTTCCCCCATGTAACTGACGTGTTGTGtgttttgaccaacatctcctcaaATTCCCCATCCCCAGCCACCACAGCCCCAGACAaccatctttcttatttttttgcatctatcagattaactctgtgagattccAGGTATCATGGAGACCATGTAGTGTTTGTATtcttatgcctggcttatttcacttagcatgatgttctcCAAGTGCACCCATGTGTACACAAaggacaagatttccttctttaaggctgcatagtattcccttgtGTATGTATATCGGATTTTCCTCATCCTGTTATCTGTTTTTGGACATTTAGGTGGATTCTCTATCTTCGGTCTTGTAAAtagcgctgcaatgaacatgggagtatagatatctcttcaatagactgatttcatttccttttcatatACACTTCCCagtgtgggattgctggatcatatggtagctgtaTTTATGTAGTTTTTGGAGGaagttccatactgttttctagaaTGGCTCCCTAGTTTACACATTCCCAGGAATAAtgcaagggttccctttcctccacatcctcatcagcaagtGTTGTCCTTTGATGTTTTGATCACAGCCATTCTAAAGAGTGTGAGGTGATGTCttcttttagattttatatgcatttctctgaagattgGTGACGTcgagtatatatatatgcctgctggtcacttgtatatcttctctcCCGAGATGTCTATTATTtaggtcctttgcccagttttaaaACTGTGTTGTTTCTTGCTGTTGAGTCCTTTGAGTTCATGGTATATTTTGAACAGTAACTAATGAATCTCTTATTAGATATAgtgtttgcaagtatttttctcATGATGATTTTTGTCTCTTCATggtgttaattatttcttttactgtgtagaattgttttgtttcatttggatgcaATCCATTTGTCTACTTTCCCTTGTGCTGCTTATGCGtttgggacatatttcaaaaattattggcGTAACCAATGTCAATGAGGAtgtcccctgttttcttctagtaggttCACAGTTTAAAGTTTTGACTATATTTTGGGTGATTCTTGTGTATGGTAAGAGATTAGGGCCCAATTTCATTTTACTGCCGGTAGATACCCAGTTTCCTATCACCACTGatggaagagactgtccttttgtCATTGTGTGTTGTTGGCGCATTTGTAAAAATGTAATTGGCTGTACACATTTCGAgtgatttctgggctctctgctctgttccattggcttTGATTTCTGTTTCGATGCCATTCTTATGCCATTTTTGTTTCTACCGCTTGATAGAATACTTTGAAGCAAGGAAGGCatggattttttaattttctctatggTTTGCCCTATGACAGCACCACTCAGGCAGATGTCAAAGAGATATAGATTCtttactttttcagttttttactgATTGTTAAGACAGAGGAATGACATGGAATCTTTTTTATGGGCCATCCTGAAAACTGGAACTCCATTTTATTGTTGCTATATGTTTATTAGAGTTTATCttattttgaagatatttgaTCAATTACTTGTTCATATAATGACAAGTAGGGTTCAATTGTACAAAATATCCAATGGTCAAATCctacagagagagaaaattttgtttttaatttctgtatttcttatataatcatttgaaaaataaagtaaaaagagaatattatctagaataaaatatattattattgtatGCATTTCTGTTTTAGAGAAGGACAAAACAGAGATCAATATGTTATTTCAGTCATAAACAAAGGTTACTTTGGGACCAGTTCTTTGGAGGTGAAGGCGTGGAAATGAATGCAGAGGTTAGACAGGGTTTCTGGGGTCTTTGTTTCTCTGTCTAGTTTTCCATGTGGCTCCTAGAGTGTGTTACTGTTCCAGCATCCTCAAAGATCGCTCTCTGACATGAAACAATTTTGGCCAGAACGTGAAAAAAATCA
The sequence above is a segment of the Gorilla gorilla gorilla isolate KB3781 chromosome 19, NHGRI_mGorGor1-v2.1_pri, whole genome shotgun sequence genome. Coding sequences within it:
- the LOC115931245 gene encoding histone H3.X, with protein sequence MARTKQTARKATAWQAPRKPLATKAARKRAPPTGGIKKPHRYKPGTLALREIRKYQKSTQLLLRKLPFQRLVREIAQAIRPDLRFQSAAIGALQEASEAYLVQLFEDTNLCAIHARRVTIMPRDMQLARRLRGEGAGEPTLLGNLAL